In Lutra lutra chromosome 5, mLutLut1.2, whole genome shotgun sequence, a single genomic region encodes these proteins:
- the SPINK14 gene encoding serine protease inhibitor Kazal-type 14 isoform X1, with the protein MSDTLGIKEIEKEAKLPKHHPVYPLFLFPPEGRRPQCPVAAKTPHQEGVVVVKWGEQWRSASTALGRGSCNGFSSSSPDMTYLSVRVIVTISFFSTEFQVKCPYKKVNLSWFTGNVKPCPGLHQPICGTNFVTYENPCILCIESLKSHGKIRFQNDGEC; encoded by the exons ATGTCTGATACTCTGGGAATAAAGGAGATTGAGAAAGAAGCTAAATTGCCCAAACACCATCCTGTTTATCCGCTCTTCCTTTTCCCACCAGAGGGTAGGAGGCCTCAGTGCCCTGTGGCTGCCAAGACTCCTCACCAGGAGGGCGTCGTTGTTGTCAAATGGGGTGAACAGTGGAGGTCGGCCTCCACTGctctggggaggggcagctgtAATGGCTTTTCCTCATCAAGTCCAGATATGACCTACCTGTCTGTGAGAGTAATTGTAACCATATCATTCTTTTCAACTGAATTTCAGGTGAAATGTCCGTATAAGAAAGTAAACTTGAGTTGGTTCACTGGAAACGTGAAGCCCTGCCCTGGTTTACATCAACCCATCTGTGGCACTAATTTTGTAACCTATGAAAACCCCTGCATCTTGTGTATTGAGAGCCT GAAATCTCATGGGAAAATTAGGTttcaaaatgatggagaatgCTAG